One window of the Triticum dicoccoides isolate Atlit2015 ecotype Zavitan chromosome 3B, WEW_v2.0, whole genome shotgun sequence genome contains the following:
- the LOC119282701 gene encoding putative FBD-associated F-box protein At5g53640 produces the protein MSFLPMPEVVRTSLLSPRWRYLWASAPFIHLDYKDFVNGGDDLKKRKFDQNRLQKFGDQLLLLRDGTLPLDEARIFIRSGPIAEKCCTWIRHAIRHKARLLHVYGLPIGEEIFFDNRSMIPSQHLKRIRLQMVTLDSISFRMLNFDFPALEHLELQDCNVWPMQKISSRSLKTIHISHCDFEEGHEICAPNLNHLSILDSSFGGILVTRDLHSLVAVSICLGNQDEILDHRVFDGLSQVTTLKLHAPLPEVRWIVLFFMFVLIYLDIVDCLGRLLQY, from the coding sequence ATGTCCTTCCTGCCAATGCCAGAAGTCGTGCGCACAAGCTTGCTCTCGCCAAGGTGGCGCTATCTGTGGGCCTCTGCGCCGTTCATCCACCTAGATTACAAGGACTTTGTGAATGGTGGTGATGATCTAAAGAAGAGAAAATTTGATCAGAACAGGCTGCAGAAGTTTGGGGACCAGTTGCTACTCTTGCGTGATGGCACTCTGCCCCTGGATGAAGCTcggatcttcatcagaagtggtccAATTGCTGAGAAATGTTGTACGTGGATTCGTCATGCTATCAGGCATAAAGCTCGTCTGCTTCATGTTTATGGTCTCCCCATCGGAGAAGAAATATTTTTCGATAATAGATCGATGATTCCTTCTCAGCACCTGAAAAGAATCAGGCTCCAAATGGTCACTTTGGATAGCATATCCTTTAGGATGCTAAATTTTGACTTCCCTGCGCTTGAACATTTAGAGCTGCAAGATTGCAATGTCTGGCCCATGCAGAAGATCTCATCGAGGTCACTCAAGACTATACACATATCCCACTGCGATTTCGAGGAAGGTCATGAGATTTGTGCTCCGAATCTAAACCATCTGTCTATCCTCGACTCATCATTTGGAGGTATCCTTGTAACTAGGGATCTGCATTCTCTAGTTGCAGTTTCAATATGTCTAGGCAATCAAGACGAAATATTGGATCACCGTGTATTTGATGGCCTATCACAAGTCACAACCTTGAAGTTGCATGCACCATTACCTGAGGTACGATGGATTGTGCTGTTCTTCATGTTTGTGCTCATCTACCTTGATATTGTCGATTGCCTTGGTAGGTTATTGCAGTATTAG